A genomic region of Miscanthus floridulus cultivar M001 chromosome 3, ASM1932011v1, whole genome shotgun sequence contains the following coding sequences:
- the LOC136546488 gene encoding transcription factor bHLH130-like, producing the protein MYGAPVPKDLNLPAAALPQPTRAGARTPPQQQQQQMSSPGLLRYRSAPSTLLGEVMCGDQDFPAVAAAGAGAGQGPPPDHAAADNVLARFLAGHHHSETRDCKPPRPAAVAHFMDEAAAAASVAASQQQQQLMYQSQQQMAAMEGLYRNVSSGGTDHGAAVGAGNNSLIRQSSSPAGFLHHLNMDNGHGSMLRVGMAGGGFRTNGGVSDARLKGQLSFSSRRGSVMSQISEVGSEELDGGGSPEAAGSNASGATRGYSGIPGYPMGGAWTDEPSPSPTSGAKRLRDSGPAPQNVQPSLAPQLSLPASGNNGGGGKPAAALAEMAAIEKFLQFQDAVPCKIRAKRGCATHPRSIAERVRRTRISERIRKLQELVPNMEKQTNTADMLDLAVDYIKDLQKQVKVLNDGRANCTCSAGKLDQFSS; encoded by the exons ATGTACGGCGCGCCGGTGCCCAAGGACCTCAACCTGCCAGCAGCCGCCCTGCCGCAGCCGACCAGGGCCGGTGCGAGGAcgccaccgcagcagcagcagcagcagatgagcTCCCCGGGACTGCTGCGGTACAGGTCGGCGCCGAGCACGCTGCTCGGCGAGGTGATGTGCGGGGATCAGGACTTCCCCGCGGTGGCTGCCGCCGGCGCAGGGGCAGGGCAAGGACCACCACCGGACCACGCCGCCGCGGACAACGTCCTCGCGCGCTTTCTCGCCGGGCACCACCACTCCGAGACCCGGGACTGCAAGCCTCCCCGCCCCGCCGCGGTCGCTCACTTCATGgacgaagccgccgccgccgcgtccgtggccgcctcgcagcagcagcagcagctcatgtaCCAGTCGCAGCAGCAGATGGCCGCCATGGAGGGGCTGTACCGCAACGTCAGCTCCGGCGGCACGGATCACGGCGCGGCCGTTGGCGCTGGTAACAACAGCCTGATCCGGCAGAGCAGCTCCCCCGCCGGCTTCCTCCACCACTTGAACATGGACAACG GGCACGGCAGCATGCTCCGGGTGGGCATGGCCGGCGGCGGGTTCAGGACGAACGGCGGCGTCAGCGACGCGCGGCTCAAGGGGCAGCTGAGCTTCTCGTCCCGGCGAGGGTCGGTGATGTCGCAGATCTCGGAGGTGGGCAGCgaggagctcgacggcggcggcagcCCCGAGGCGGCCGGCAGCAACGCCAGCGGCGCGACGCGCGGCTACAGCGGCATCCCGGGGTACCCGATGGGCGGCGCCTGGACGGAcgagccgtcgccgtcgccgacgtCCGGCGCGAAGCGCCTCCGCGACTCGGGCCCCGCGCCGCAGAACGTGCAGCCGTCGCTGGCGCCGCAGCTCAGCCTGCCCGCCAGCGGcaacaacggcggcggcggcaagccgGCGGCGGCCTTGGCGGAGATGGCGGCGATCGAGAAGTTCCTGCAGTTCCAGGACGCCGTCCCCTGCAAGATCCGCGCCAAGCGCGGGTGCGCCACCCACCCGCGCAGCATCGCCGAGCGG GTGAGGAGGACGAGGATCAGCGAGCGGATACGGAAGCTGCAGGAACTCGTGCCCAACATGGAAAAG CAAACCAACACTGCCGACATGCTGGATCTGGCCGTGGATTACATCAAGGATCTTCAGAAGCAGGTCAAG GTGCTGAACGACGGCCGCGCCAACTGCACCTGCTCCGCCGGCAAGCTGGACCAGTTCTCCAGTTAA